Proteins encoded by one window of Procambarus clarkii isolate CNS0578487 chromosome 55, FALCON_Pclarkii_2.0, whole genome shotgun sequence:
- the LOC123768358 gene encoding uncharacterized protein — MMDNNPEECSACFNNYDDNQLRPRTLPCGHTFCSRCINNGIKNGQLSCPSCHAQHAATAATRFPINYAVEALIRKLKGIEVVPEKTLSAKPIKAPARGISKKLRSLVQEQKSIISILITSCEEVLSQLWEYRGQLGDWKTHHLQLQDRLYALVEQNKSAMKLLELEDTSVVDMTTQGKEGKTQLQAMLGSLNTVNTAQEVFMTINEVDQGNMEVENWLRKCQELFPNVKTVHTSVKVQETIREALEMMTTETGATVDPIHLGDSASSIMNKVQEITGEIPPKAINS, encoded by the exons gataacaaccCAGAGGAATGTTCAGCGTGTTTTAACAATTATGACGACAATCAGCTACGGCCTCGCACACTGCCTTGCGGACACACATTCTGCTCCCGGTGTATTAACAATGgtatcaagaatggtcagctgtCCTGCCCCAGCTGCCATGCCCAGCAtgctgccacagctgctactcGGTTTCCAATTAATTATGCTGTGGAGGCCCTTATCAGAAAACTAAAAGGTATCGAGGTTGTACCAGAGAAAACGTTATCAGCAAAACCCATTAAAGCTCCTGCAAGAGGAATCAGCAAGAAGTTACGCtccctggtgcaggagcagaagagcatcatcagcatcctcattactagctgtgaagaggtactgtcccagctgtgggagtaccgggggcagctgggggactggaagactcaccacctgcagctccaggacagactctatgctctggtagagcagaacaagtcagcaatgaagctcttggaactggaggataccagtgtggtggatatgacaacacaaggaaaggaagggaagactcagctgcaggccatgttggggagcctcaaCACAGTCAACACAGCACAGGAAGTATTCATGACCATCAATGAAGTTGACCAAGGCAACATGGAGGTAGAAAATTGGCTCAggaagtgccaggaactcttcccaaatgtcaagactgtccacacctcagtgaag gtgcaggagaccatcagggaggccctggagatgatgaccacagagacaggtgccacagttgaccccatacacctgggagactcagcctccagcatcatgaataaagttcaggaaatcactggagagatccccccaaaagcaattaaca